From the Globicephala melas chromosome 8, mGloMel1.2, whole genome shotgun sequence genome, the window taataaaaaaaagtaatttatttatttatttatttttggctgcattgggtctttgttgctgcacacgagctttctctagttgtggcgagcgggggctactcttcattgtggtgtgcaggcttctcattgcagtggcttctttttgttgtggagcatggactccaggtgcacggacttcagtagttgtggcacacaggctcaatagttgtggctcatgggctctagaaagcaggctcagtagttgtggcgcacaggctttgttactccacgatatgtgggatcttcccggaccagggctccaaccagtgtcccctgcattgacaggtggattcttaaccactgtgcaaccagagaagtccctgtgcaaaagcttttaagtttaattagatcccatttatttatttttgtttttattttcattactctagtaGGAGgttcagaaaggatcttgctgcagtttatgtcaaagcgtgttcttcctatgttttcctctaagagttttatagtgtctggccttatatttaggttttaatccattttaagtttatttttgtgtatggtgtttgggagtgttctaatttcattcttttacatgcagctgtccagttttcccacaccatttattgaagaggctggcttttctccattgtatattcttcttctttgtcatagattaagtgaccataggtgtgtgggtttatctctgggctttctatcctgttccattgatctatatttctatttttgtgccagtaccatactgtcttgattactgtagctttgtagtatagtctgaagtctgggagcctgattcctccagctccgtttttctttctccagattgctttagctattcggggtcttttgtgtttccatacaaattgtgaatttttttgttctaattctgtgaaaaatgccattagtaatttgatagggattgcattgaacctgtagattgctttgtgtagcatagttgttttcacaatattgattcttccaatccaagaacatggtatatctcttcatccatttttgtcatcttttatttctttcatcagtgtcttacagttttctgagtacaggtcttttgcctccttaggtaggtttattcctaggttttttttttttttttttttgatgcaatggtaattgggattgtttccttaatttttctttcagatctttcattgttagtgtacaggaatgcaagagatttctgtgcattaattttgtatcctgcaactttaccaaattcattgatgtgtgctagtagttttctgttagtatctttaggattttctgtgtatagtatcatgtcatctgcaaacgatgacagttttacttcttctttgccaatttggattccttctaattctttttcttctctgattgctgtggctaggacttctaaaactatgttgaataatagttgtgacagtgaatatttttgtcttgttcttgatattagagaaaatgctttcaatttttcaccattgagaatgatgtttgctgtgggtttgtcatatatggtctttatatgctgaggtagtttccctctgtggtcagtttctggagagtttttatcataaatgggtgttgaatattgtcaaaagctgtttttgcagctattgagatgataacatggtttttattcctcaattggttaatgtggtgtatcacattgattgatttgcgtatattgaagaatccttgcattcctgggagaaatcccacttgatcatggtggatgatccttttaatgtgttgttggattcagtttgccagtattttgttgaagatttttgtgtctatgttcatcagtgatattggcctgtaattttctttttttgtgtgatatctttgtctggttttggcatcaggatgATTGTAGCCTTATAGAATGAACTTGGGAGTATTTCTTCCTCggtaattttttggaatagtttgagaagggtaggtgttaactcttctctaaatatttgatagaatttgcctgtgaaaccatctggtcctggactttcgtttgttggaagatttttaatcactgtttcaatttcagtacttacgattgttctgttcatattgtctatttctccctggttcagtcttggaaggttgtacctttctacgaatttgtccattttgtccatgttgtccattttattggcatatatttgcttctAGTAGTAtcttatgatcctctgtatttctgtggtgtctgttgtaacttctcctttttcacttctgattttattgagttgagtcctctccccatttttcttgattaatctggctcaatgtttatcaattttgtttatgttctcaaagatccagcttttagtttcattgatctttgctattcttttcttcatatctatttcatttataactgctttgatctttatgatttctctccttctaccaactttgggttttgtttgttctcctttctctagttgctttagttgtaaggtttggttgtttatttgagatttttttgtttcttgaggtaagattgtattgctataaacttccctcttagaactgcttttgctgcatcccataggttttggatcatcatgtttttgttgtctttgtctctaggtatttttgatttcctctgtgattttttCAGTgttccattggttatttagtaacatattgtttagcctctgtttactttttttttaaagatgcaaaATATCATAACTATTATTAGAGCATGGTCTTGTTGTTTCCTAAGGAAATGGCCCAGTAAAAAGGAGTGGGTTGATGACTGTCACAGTTATCAATGCattgcctctcagctccaaattcaCCCATCAGTATATTCTCTGCAGTGACAGACAGAATTATTTTAAGTACCTCTCCTTAAGGTGAGCGTGTTGTTGAGCTTTGTCATTAGAGGGCATTGGAGGGACAGTACAGGAGGAAGGCACTATCCCCTGTCACTGCCTACAACAGTGGGTGGGCATTGTGAGTATGGAGAGTTCCAGTGGAGCTCTTCCTGTCTTGTTCCTAGAACCAGGCAATTTCTCAGTGACCTTGTAGGCTTGTCCTTTCCCAACAATAACTTTCCCTGGCTTTCGTACACTGAAAACGACAATCTGTGGCTTCCTGCCAGTGAAGGCCTCCTGCTTGCACAGGCCCCGATTCCCTCTCTAGGTCCCTGGGCAGGTCAGCTGTCCTGACCCCCACCCACTTTACATGCCCCCATCCCTGCTTGCCGATCACCTGTATTCCATCTGCACTACAGAGGGTCACTTTCTGCTTGCCCAGCAATTGCAGACCATCTGTGACCTGGACAAACCAGTGATCTTTTCCGCTGCCCAGTGGGCTGAACTACATCTTCCTCAGCAGGGTCTGAATTCTAGCCTTGGGGAGGGCTCCTTCCAAGTTGCTCCTTCCTTGGAtaccctctcccttccctaaGGGTACAATATAGAGTTTCCTTCTATCTTACAGTCACTCGTTTATCAGAgtgtaataattttttatatcagACGTCctgtaatttttaatattgtcAGTTTCTTCTCAGTATACTCTTTAACATCCTTACCTCTTGATAATAATCATTTCCCTTGGaaatatttacctttttgtttcctttagaaATATTTATCCATCTTGTCTAAGAATCCATTCTATCCAAAAGGCTGTGTGCCAGTAATTTTTACTTGTTTCTCTCATTGGAAGACCAATTTGCAGTTGCTACAGACATACTGCGCAAGCATCTCAGACAGGAAATGACCCACCAAACATCAAGCAGACGTGGCAACAGTTACTCTGTGTTTATAATGATTCATTTTGAGAAAAACTGATTCATTTTTGGGAAGAACTGAAATCATTTTGGATTTCCGCTAGAAAGTGCTCACTTCTGAGGTCTATCATTCTGAATGCATTACCCTGAGCTTGCACTTCCTCTTAGGGTTCACACATTACAAACAAAtacttcttctcttttcttttctttcaaaaaaaaatctctgggtcACATTCTAATTTTAGTTGCTCTTCTAAAATTATAGTCCtctgtgttctttaaaaaaaaatctgaccctTTAGCAAGACCTTCAGTGACCCTGCCAACCTTACCCAATTGGAGAGTGGTAATGGAAAGTCactttattaataaaagaaaacagatgctGTTCCAAAGTTCCATGGTTTCACAACTGTTGTTCATTCTGACGTTAGCAACTATAGCAGTCTGTGATGATGCCTGAGTTATGTTACcagtccctctctccctccctcccttctttctttccttcttttctctctcgctctccctttctctttctctctctcccttcctctccccttcctccctccctattctttccctccctccctccctccctttattttcttccttctctttctccttcttttcttccttctctctttcctaccctctctcttattttccttccttttctccctccctcagtTGCCTTCCCATTATAATTAGGGTAGAATTCAAACTCCTTGCCATAGACTACAAAGGCCACATGTGATCTGGTCCCTACCTTCCTCTCTAACTTCTTCTCCCTCCATACTTCTCGCACTGACAATACTCCAGGCATAATGGTCTCCTGTTCTTTAAATAAACCAAGCTCCATCATGTCTCAGGGGTTTGGTACTTGCCATTCTTTCTTAAGGATTGCTGTCTTCAGTTTGTCTCATGGATGCCTCCTTTCCATTATTTTGATCTCGCTTGTAATGGCTTCTCCTCTGAGATGCCTTTTTGAAATGCTCTAACTAgtcacctccatcaccaccatgCTGTCACTCTGCATCACATTACCCTATTATATACTTTGTTCATACTACTTTAGTAGTGTGggattattttatatcttttttgtttatctttttcctttattacaaTATAAGTTCTTTGATGGCAAAAAATTCATGTGCCTTTTGGACCACTGTATCCCTAAAGTCTTGAATAGTTCCTGACACATGATAAGGGACTTACTATTTTTGACCATCTGTTTACTGGGCACTGAACTGTGAATTGTGGTTCATGGGCaaataagtagaaaaattatTATCCCTTTCCTGAAGGAAACTGGATAAATGGATTTAAGATATTCCTATTATAATTGTCTTTTCCTAGATGGAACAAGAGTACGTCAGGGGCCCAGTGATATCTGGGGCATGGTTTAgagggaaaaattaaagaaggaTATTATAccaaaatactttataataattatatcacCCTATTCAACTGAAATTCTCATATTCTTTTTCGGTCAAATTTTGGGAAGGCCTATTACAATGCAAGTGAGGGTGATGAAAATAGTAACCCATATGTGTAGATTATAGAAACCAATGTTGATTATCTACATTatggttttcaaacattttaagcGGTAGAACCTTTTTTTCAAATCAAAAGCCTACCCAGAAGCCCAATAAACATGGGTAAAAATGGCTGATATTCTGGCTGAAGTGGTGTGGAAGAACTGGTACCCTGCGCACCGAGCACTTCTCCTAACTCCTGTCCCTCCAGGCAGTACCTGCAGCACCACCCAGAGCTGTACAGAGCAAGGTTTGAAAATCACAAATCTCCGACTAACTCCTTCGTttcagaaactgaggcccagagagctgaaGTGACTTATCCAAAGTTATGTAATTACTGTCAACAGAAGGACTGAAGCCCGGCTCTCTGAATCCTAGAGCACTGTGCTTTCAACTGTTTTATCTGGTATTCCTAAAGGATAAATTCTATAGAATAGATTAGCTCCTAGCAGTGGGAGTCCCTCTAGGGAGAGAAATGTCAGAGGCTTTCAGTATCCAGAGGGTCTTGCTTCAAATTCTGTTGCTCCTTCAGGACCATGTACAGGGAGCATTGCCTCAAAAGGCTTCTCTTCCCACTTGGAAATCATCTTGAACTTGTCTCGTAAATAAGGAAATGGGACTACtttctccaaatatttattttataatgactttATTGCTCTGAATTTCCATGCATCACAGAGAACTTTTAACCATTAGGTGTCTTGACTTCCTGCTTGTGAAAAGTGGCATGACTCTGATCAAGAAGTGTAGCTCCTTTTCATaagtatttttgtgtttatttgtaaGTGGAAGCCCAAATTAGAAATAACTGATTTGGTTGAGTTGCTGGTTAATAAATCAGCCATAGtgcagattttctctttttaattgagAGTTCAGAGCCAACAGCATCTGGCATGATAGCAAACACTTAATAGATGTCTTTAATTAAGTGACTAAATTAAAGCGATATGTTTTATCTAGCAAATAAAGTTTAACAATATATTAATCTGATTTCTGACTACAGATTGGGACGGGTGGACATTATTTGTGCCATATGCAATTGTTATATCCCAGGCATCAATAATGCTCACATTGAGATCCTGAAAAATGTCCTTTATGGCAAGATATTGGATGTAACCATGAAAGTCACTAAATCTCTCCACATCAGTGTGCATCTCCCTGATGTTTTCTGCCTTGATGATAACCACAGTGTCTGGGCTTCTCAGAAGAAGGCGCTGAACTGCATCGTGGATACTGAGGGCCCTTCGGAGAAAAACATTAATGGGAAAGGGTCTGAAGTGCTGGCCCAGAGAGATAACAATGATAGTACTTTTTCCTCCTCCAGTTCTGTCAATAACCCGAGTGATGTACTCAATCTCTTTGACTGAATAGGCCAGTGATACAACCAAGGGGTAACTATGCTTTTGCCACTGGATTTTGATATTCTTGTCCAAGTCCACAGcaaattgtttttgaaattttccagATTCATGCAGATCCACTGACTTCAGGGCtgatgacaaaggaaaaaaagttacaaaggtcataaaaatagaagaaaagatttgGTGTTtatgattaaataagttaatccTGACTAATTTATTATAGGTTTAAATGAGAGAATAGTTTGAAAATTATTGAGCAACCAAAAGTGTTatacaaataagaaattatatCTGCCCCTCTGTAGAACCATGTAGAACCAAATTGACTGGCGATGGTGAGCACTGAGATCACTTCACTGGAGGATGATGGAGTCACTTTTGTGGGTATTAGTTTTGTACGTTTTGCTAACTATAGACTAAGTTCATTTGAAGATAGAGAAAGATACCAATTGAtgtctttatatttcaaaaaacaaGTAGCCCTATTTCCCCAAGTCCTCTGTAAGTTCCCTTAAGACTggaattatattttatacttctgTGTTTCTTTTACATATGCATGAAATGGCACTGAATACATcatctataataataatattactacTCATTTGTGAaggactttacagtttacaaagcatttaTTAGGACTGATATATTCATTTACTTCAAAGctcaatatatatgcatatatatatttaattgccATAttgtagaaaagaaaaccaagagatgAAATGACGTGTTCAAGattacacaactagtaagtgacagaatCTGTACCTAAACTTGAAGTTTCTCACAATTCTTGTGAAAGTAGTCTACCCAATCTTAAAACTTTTGAAAAGTATAATATGgatagaagaaaatgaagtccCTTCATTTTTCATCGTATTAATTAGACCCTTGTCAAACTATCAAGGCCAGCTGCTTTGTAGCTAGAACTTCTGAGGAAAATGTGTAGTAAAGGATTATTAATGCTTTGTAACATGTATCATCTTAGAAGTAAAGCGCTGCACTTAAAATCTTAACCAGTGTGGTTTGAAAATAGTGATGCTGGAGGGTTGGGTGGAGGAAAAGGGcagaattttttcttcattccGCTTCTAACatatttcagtttccttttccaaAGCACACTGTAGCCATACAATTTAACTTTTAACAATATGTGCAACAGATGTTTTGCTACCACAACTTGAAAGGTCAGCCAAGAGGGTAGGTAGCTCAATAATTTAGTACTTTCTATAAACTAAGAGACCCACAGTTATAGGATGTGATGCTAGAGGTTATCCCCAGACccttaattttatagatgaggaaactgaggtctggtGGAGTTTAGTCATTTACCAGAGGTCACAATTTAAAACTCTCCCCTTCTGTTGGAGGGGATCCAAGGCCCTGCTGATTTTCACTTTTTACTGGGAGGATCAGCTTACACCCTAAGTTGGAGATCACAAGAGTGGCATCCTGTCAGGAAGGCCAACAGGGAGCCACACCAGCTGCACTGTCCCCAGTGGTAAAAGCCAGGGTCCAGGACAGGCAGTGACAGTTTTCCAGGTAAGAGTGCTAAGATCTACTAGTGGATTCTGAATTAGTATTGATGCATTCTTGGTTTAGTAAAAGGAGCAACTGGACTAGGATTCTAGCAAATGAATTCTAGCCCCAACTCTGATGTGAACTAATGATAATCATTGCAATAGCTGTTGTTTACTGGGCACTTTCTGAGTGCTCATGTGTCTTGcaatgtgttaaatattttataaccatTACCTCATTTACTCTTTATAACCACCGCCAGATGCTGTTGTTATTTTTAGTTCATTGATGAGGAAAATAAGTACTATGCCCAAGGTCATGGCTTCTAAGTGGCACAATCTAGGTCTGTTAGGCTCCAAAGCCCCtacttttaaccactgtgcctacCTGATGTGAAGCCATTATCTTACTCCTAGCATCTGTGCTTCCATGATATAATAATAGTGATGACAGCTTACACCAAAGGAAACTTAGTATGTAGCAAACGGTATTCTAAATGCATTGTGTATATTACCTCATTTTACCAGGTGGGTTCtattttcatctccattttacagatgagggaactaagGACAAAATCACTATGtagttatgtaacttgcccaagcccATCCAGCTAGGACATGTAGAGGCCATATTTTGATCCCAAGACATCTGGATTTAGAATCCACACCCTTAATCATCATGCCATCTGTAGAAGGTGGACAGTATAATATCTTATTATTGTCTGCTCTGTCCATGATTTTCTGAGCATGCTGGATAAATACTGAAGTGTGAATTTTGCAGGGATAGGCATGGAGTAAACCTTTTTCTAAACTGGCTCCCTTCTAGTcaataaatgtattcttttaaagaaaagacaatGATGTCTTGTGAAAAGTGTTGGTGTGCTGTGattaacaaatatgaaaaagaagaggcATTTCCCATATTCATTTCTCCCCTTGAAATGAAAAAGATGTTTCTGAAAAGGATATGAGTAATAGCTTAGACAGGCATACTCTTGATACTGCTTTTGAAGTATTCAATCCACTGGCGGATCGTGGAATCTCCCATTAGATGTATGAATTTTCCTCTCAGGCATTCTTTCATTTCGATTGGAGCCAAACTACAGGAGACAGGATTCCATGTGTCTTTCCAGACATATCCACTGGGGATTGTGGATGCCATTCCaaacttgcatttctttttcattggagCTGTCTTTTCTGCTAAAGAATCAACAAGATAGGATCTTCTAAAATATCACTTTACCCATCAGTATTTATTAAGAACCAACTGTCTTTTCTAAGTATCCTTTTAATAGGGTGTGAGGATGGAGGAAAAGCCTTATTGAAGCATCATTATCTTAATGGAAtacttatttttcagaaaaaattttCTCTGATAAGAATTTTCTAAATGATACCCATTAATGTTCATTACAGAGAACAAGATTTCTCCCAGGAAAAAGGCCTTCTAGGTAAAATTTAAGTATTTGTTTGCCTTCTTATGAAAGGAAAGACATCAATTCTTGCTTAGTAATGAAAACTCAATTATCTTGTCATTTTATCCCACTTTACCCCCAAGTTTATCACACACTGTCCtagtgtgttttttgtttctgtttttctttctttcaaagagcTCAGATTTTTATTGAACGTGTTACTAAAGAGGTTTAGTCAAAAAGACCAAAGCCCATGTCATCATCAGACTCTTcagattcttctttctttgcttccacTTTCTTCTTTTCAGCTGGGGCAGCAGTGGTGGGGCGGGCGGGACCTGCTGCTGGGGCAGCACCAGCTGCTGGGGTAGGTCCACCAGTCCCCACGTTGCAGATGAGGCTCCCGATGTTGACATTCGCCAAAGCCTTTGCAAACAAGCCTGGCCAGAAAGGTTCAACATTTACACCAGCTGCTTTAATGAGGGCATTGATCTTATCCTCCATGACCGTCACCTCAGCGTCGTGCAGGATGAGGGCCAAGTAGATGCAGGTGAACTCCGAGACAGAGGCCATGGTGGGGGCGAGTGCTAAATGGGGGCTGCCGGGTGTGGTGCTTGTCGCCAGATGAAGTGAGGGCCTCTCCCCAACGCGGCTTTAGCTTCCTCGGAAGGATGGAGCACCTTAGCGGCAGCTGAGGACTGTCATAGTGTCTTAAATGCCACAATCAAACTGTAAATCCTTTGAGTTAAGTGcatggaaatataaaaaaaattaacaactaaTTTGGTTTGGGACCTGGACAGTCCACATGGATATGGCTGTAGGCTGGAGCAGAGTCCTGGAGGTCCAGAACAGGCCAGGTATTAACCCGTTAGTCACTGGTTTGTGAAGAGTCTGGGAATCTGATGGACTGACGTATCTAGCCTTGGTGGTCTTGGGGCAGTGATTATCCACCAACCAAAGGAAgtggtttaatattttaataaccgGTATGAGTATCCTTGTGTATCCTgggtgaaaaatgccatttctaCCTGTAGGTCGTATATACACTTCAGTGTAAATGAGTTCAGTAGCAATTAGCAAGTTGTTAATGTCGAATTTAAAGGGACACAAAAGTTCTTGCCTTAAATCATTTTAGATAATGATTTCCTAGGATGTTTTGAGCCAAAGAAATTGAAGAgcaattaataaatataagtGTGGAATTGctattttatatgttaaaatgtTTGAAAGGCGGCAAAGACAAAGAGGGGGAAATTGTAATGAATTGACTTATAGAGGGCAGGTTAGAAACCTCTAGATGGTGATTCTTGTGCTTGTAGCAATGTGGGAAGTGCTGATGGTGGTGGTTTGGGAATAAGACCTAGGTGCAAATTAGGAGAGAGTTTTGACATTTGAAGGTTGATGTGTCTGATGGGCAGGTTATCTGTTGCCTGATAGATAATGATAAGATTGATGATgaaagttatatttatttatttatttttattatttttggctgtgttaggtcttcgttactgcacgcgggctttctctagttgtggcgagcgggggctactcttccttgtggtgcacaggcttctcattgcggtggcttctcttgctgtggagcatgggctctaggcacacgggcttcagtagttgtggcacgtgggctcagtagttgtgtctcgtgggctctagagcacaggctcagtagttgtggctcacgtgacatgtgggatcttagttgctccgtgatatgtgggatcttcctggaccagggctccgtgacatgtgggatcttcctggaccagggctcaaacccatgtcccctgcattggcaggcggattcttaaccactgcaccaccagggaagctctcatgATGAGAGTTATAAAACAGGTTTAtgattctattcatttattcacttaggTAACTGGCATCTTGACCTACCATAGACCAGCCTGATAAGCAGAGTAACAATAGGACAGGTAATAGTGAATAAGTCcgcaaaaagaagaaatgctttAAATGGGACTAGTACTAAGTACCACCCGTCAAACACAGGGAGAACTTACTGTTGCATTTGGAGACAGTAATGGCGCCAAACTTTTCCATCATCTCTATACCCACATTTGACCTTAACGAGACAAATATAGAAATTAATCTGCAGGTGGCCCCAAGATCAGAAAACACAAGAAGCCACATTACCCATTGCTTCAGTTATTTCTTGTgataataaatttacatttacatttacatttaataaatgtaaattattaaatttacatttcttgGCCTATTAGTCCAGGGAGTACAGATCCCCAGAAAGTGTACAAGGTAAGTTTTtgagaagcagaaaaaatatattagatcCCATGCATATTCACACATGTctatttctcctcctcttttaatttttattttatttatattttttgtttcaatGATAAGTGTTAAATATCCCAAACCTTTAGGGACTACTGGAGAGTGGGCACTGTCCCCAAATGAATTCACAGACCTTTTCTAAAATGGCTCTTCACAGAGTCCCTAAGTTGATATACTCATAGTAGTTTCCTTTAGATCAACAGATAGGCCAAATCATTACTATATTTGCCCGGGTAGTCTCCAGAAATAATTATTTACCTTTCAAAGAGGCTTCTTTCTTGTTTGCTAAGATAAGACACGGCCTTGTTTTTGGAATGCATGTGGGTGAGTGCAGCACAGGGTATATGTGGAGGCTTCACGCAGTAGAAGGCTTCTTGGTCTCGACTATCCAGGTACTCACACAGTTCAGCACTTGAATTTAAAACCAGGGCGCAATCAGTATTGACATGGGAGGTGCCATTGGCAAACTGGCCTGTGAAGATCACCCTGTCATAGCCTTGGTTCCTTGCCCTCCAGAGAGCCGACACCCCTTCACTGGGGAGGATGAGCAGGACAGACAGAGACACCCGGCCCTCCCAGAACAGGGTGAAGCTGACAAGGTAGGTGCCATTGTTGAAGTCTGTCACCTTTCCCGAAGCGCCTGCCTTCAGGGCTGGGGAGGACATCCTGGCCCTCAGGAAACCCCCGCCATATTCCTTCCTGCGTCCCAAGTGGTCCCTCACCTCCAGCAGGACGTCTAGCTGATCCCCCCTGCAGTATGTGTCTCGAGGGCTGAGGAGGGTGGCTTTGCTGTGTGTGGCGCTGGTGGTGGAGCTCACGTTGGTGAAGGGTCTGGGTGGGATCAGCTGGTCTAGTTTCTCTTTGATCCCCTTTATTCTCAGCTCAGTCTCTGTTGGTGAAACTGCTGGATCCAGTGGTGCTGCAGGACATGATTTCATGATGAAATTCCTGTGATGGAGGGAGATGGGCAACTTGAGTACAGTCCATAACTGAAATGACAAGGAAtacaataaagaacaaagaaaatgtgcTTATTTAATGTAATAATTTTGGTAGGTTAGCCAacttctcttttataaaatgatgggaggtacaaaaattaaaaatatattgagatttcactatttctgtttttttttttttttttttttttttttttttttggctgcactgcatgacttgcaggattttagttccctgaccagggattgaactccaAGTTCCTTGggagtgaaagtgcagagtcctaagcaTTGGattgccagggaactcccatcagTGGCTAATCTATTTTGAATGAGCCACTCCACCCTAAAGAGCCCTGGGATCTTTTTCCTTAAAGTGGTGATCATAAAATATACTTTCACTGGGCAGTCATGGAGACCAAATGAGAAAATGC encodes:
- the LOC115842492 gene encoding large ribosomal subunit protein P1-like isoform X2 codes for the protein MASVSEFTCIYLALILHDAEVTVMEDKINALIKAAGVNVEPFWPGLFAKALANVNIGSLICNVGTGGPTPAAGAAPAAGPARPTTAAPAEKKKVEAKKEESEESDDDMGFGLFD
- the LOC115842487 gene encoding NXPE family member 4-like; protein product: MTMRITNHKSLLVLLFILASWITFTVFQNSTKLWTVLKLPISLHHRNFIMKSCPAAPLDPAVSPTETELRIKGIKEKLDQLIPPRPFTNVSSTTSATHSKATLLSPRDTYCRGDQLDVLLEVRDHLGRRKEYGGGFLRARMSSPALKAGASGKVTDFNNGTYLVSFTLFWEGRVSLSVLLILPSEGVSALWRARNQGYDRVIFTGQFANGTSHVNTDCALVLNSSAELCEYLDSRDQEAFYCVKPPHIPCAALTHMHSKNKAVSYLSKQERSLFERSNVGIEMMEKFGAITVSKCNKKTAPMKKKCKFGMASTIPSGYVWKDTWNPVSCSLAPIEMKECLRGKFIHLMGDSTIRQWIEYFKSSIKTLKSVDLHESGKFQKQFAVDLDKNIKIQWQKHSYPLVVSLAYSVKEIEYITRVIDRTGGGKSTIIVISLGQHFRPFPINVFLRRALSIHDAVQRLLLRSPDTVVIIKAENIREMHTDVERFSDFHGYIQYLAIKDIFQDLNVSIIDAWDITIAYGTNNVHPSQSVVRNQINILLNFIC
- the LOC115842492 gene encoding large ribosomal subunit protein P1-like isoform X1; protein product: MASVSEFTCIYLALILHDAEVTALANVNIGSLICNVGTGGPTPAAGAAPAAGPARPTTAAPAEKKKVEAKKEESEESDDDMGFGLFD